From Mucilaginibacter inviolabilis, a single genomic window includes:
- the trpA gene encoding tryptophan synthase subunit alpha codes for MNRLNQLFAAKKNNLLSIYYTAGYPALNTTVDIAEALEKAGADFLEVGFPYSDPVADGPTIQHSSEQALINGMTLDHLFGELTELRKRVTIPILLMGYFNPIVQYGIERFCKKAAELGVDGVIVPDLPMYEYEALYSAHFINNNLSNIFLVTPQTSPDRIRKIDELSNSFIYLLSSSSITGGSLQLTNSIEDYYKRIKAMDLKNPTIIGFGISDNATFKKACEYANGAIVGSKFVKLLAEQDYMSKIPAFIQSIR; via the coding sequence ATGAACCGATTAAACCAGCTTTTTGCTGCAAAAAAAAATAACCTGTTATCGATATATTATACCGCTGGATATCCTGCCTTGAATACCACAGTAGATATTGCCGAAGCTTTGGAAAAAGCCGGTGCTGATTTTCTGGAAGTAGGTTTCCCGTACTCTGATCCGGTAGCTGATGGGCCAACTATTCAGCATAGTTCTGAACAGGCACTGATCAATGGTATGACACTCGACCATCTTTTCGGAGAGTTAACTGAGCTGCGTAAACGAGTTACCATTCCTATACTGCTCATGGGCTACTTTAACCCGATAGTGCAATATGGGATTGAACGTTTTTGCAAAAAAGCGGCAGAATTGGGTGTAGACGGTGTTATTGTACCCGATTTGCCGATGTATGAGTATGAAGCCCTGTACTCGGCTCATTTTATCAATAATAACCTGAGCAATATATTCCTGGTTACGCCACAAACCTCGCCAGATAGGATTCGCAAGATTGATGAATTGAGTAATAGTTTTATTTACCTGTTATCCTCATCGTCCATAACCGGTGGCAGTCTGCAATTGACCAATAGCATCGAAGATTACTACAAGCGGATCAAAGCCATGGACCTTAAAAATCCAACTATCATTGGTTTTGGAATATCAGATAACGCAACTTTCAAAAAGGCCTGCGAATACGCCAACGGCGCCATTGTTGGCAGCAAGTTTGTAAAATTGCTGGCTGAGCAGGATTATATGAGCAAAATACCTGCGTTTATACAAAGTATAAGATAG
- a CDS encoding nuclear transport factor 2 family protein → MKKTFLLKALLCFAVTFILHMEKSSAQNSKLISEVTQATEQLRKAMVDADTVTLEKLTSAELSYGHSSGKLQTKKEFISDLATGASDFVSISLTDQDVKVVGNTAVVRHILTAATNDKGKGPGITKLGILLVWVKNKTQWQLLARQAVKVP, encoded by the coding sequence ATGAAAAAAACTTTTTTATTAAAAGCCCTGCTTTGCTTTGCAGTAACCTTTATACTCCATATGGAAAAATCTTCAGCTCAAAATTCAAAACTGATTAGTGAAGTAACACAAGCTACCGAGCAATTACGTAAAGCCATGGTTGATGCGGATACGGTTACACTGGAGAAATTGACTTCGGCCGAGTTGAGCTATGGTCATTCATCAGGCAAACTGCAAACTAAAAAAGAATTTATAAGTGATCTTGCTACGGGAGCATCTGATTTTGTATCTATCAGCCTAACCGATCAAGACGTTAAGGTAGTTGGTAATACGGCCGTTGTACGTCATATACTTACCGCGGCTACCAATGATAAAGGTAAAGGCCCTGGTATAACCAAGTTGGGTATATTACTGGTGTGGGTTAAAAATAAAACGCAATGGCAATTGCTGGCCCGCCAGGCCGTAAAAGTACCGTAA
- a CDS encoding YceI family protein → MATETATKWVIDPMHSEVQFKVKHLVISTVSGFFKSFGGEVITEGDDFDNAEVDFTLDIDSIDTNQTQRDEHLKGGEFFDAEKYPKISFKSTSLTKTDDEEYELKGDLTIKDVTKPVTLNAEFGGSAADFYGNTKAGFEITGKINRKEFGLTWDGVTEAGSVVVGEDIKLLINLQLTKQA, encoded by the coding sequence ATGGCAACAGAAACAGCAACAAAATGGGTTATCGACCCTATGCATTCAGAAGTACAATTTAAGGTAAAACATTTGGTTATTTCAACCGTAAGCGGTTTTTTCAAAAGCTTTGGCGGTGAAGTAATTACCGAAGGAGATGATTTTGACAATGCCGAAGTGGATTTTACATTAGACATTGACAGTATTGATACCAACCAAACTCAGCGCGACGAGCACTTAAAAGGCGGTGAATTTTTTGACGCTGAAAAATATCCAAAGATCAGCTTCAAATCAACCTCATTAACCAAAACTGATGATGAGGAATATGAATTAAAAGGTGATTTGACTATAAAAGACGTTACCAAACCGGTAACCCTTAACGCCGAATTTGGTGGTTCAGCAGCCGATTTTTATGGCAACACTAAAGCTGGGTTTGAAATCACCGGTAAAATAAACCGTAAAGAATTTGGCTTAACCTGGGATGGCGTAACCGAAGCAGGTTCAGTTGTGGTTGGCGAAGACATTAAATTGCTGATCAACTTACAATTGACCAAACAAGCTTAA
- the mgtE gene encoding magnesium transporter — MNEMVEQIELLLEQENNKQLKEYLNNLNISDVEELIGELPEHGPRFIETLSLNRAVNVFRILDSPTQERIIKKLSGQKVADLINALPPDDRTALFSELHGDAVKTLILHLSPDDRKEALSLLGYEEESVGRLMTPDYIAVKKNWDVTRVLSHIRRYGKNSETIDVIYVIDENGVLLDDIRIREILLVKPETKVSDLMDGRLISLSASDPQEEAINIFRMNNRVALPVVDNEHILLGIVTVDDILWIANEEYTEDIQKIGGTEALDEPYLDINLFLLVKKRVGWLIILFLGEMLTATAMGFFEKSIEKAVVLALFIPLIISSGGNSGSQASTLIIQAMALGEVTVADWWRVMRRELLSGLMLGLTLGLIGFMRIYIWTMFSPIYGPHWILVGLTVGCALIGVVLWGSLAGSMLPLILKKLGADPATSSAPFVATLVDVTGLIIYFSIAVMIMKGVML, encoded by the coding sequence ATGAACGAAATGGTTGAACAAATAGAATTGTTGCTGGAGCAGGAAAACAATAAACAATTAAAGGAATATTTGAACAACCTAAATATATCAGACGTTGAAGAGCTGATTGGTGAATTGCCCGAACATGGCCCCCGATTTATTGAAACCCTGTCGCTCAACCGGGCTGTTAATGTTTTCCGCATATTGGATTCTCCTACCCAGGAGCGTATCATTAAAAAGCTTTCCGGCCAAAAAGTTGCCGACCTGATCAACGCATTACCTCCCGACGACCGTACGGCTCTTTTTAGTGAATTACATGGCGATGCCGTTAAAACACTCATCCTGCATCTATCGCCGGATGACCGTAAAGAAGCGCTCTCTTTATTAGGTTACGAAGAGGAAAGCGTTGGGCGTTTGATGACTCCCGACTATATCGCAGTTAAGAAAAATTGGGATGTTACCCGAGTACTATCCCACATCCGCCGTTATGGTAAAAACTCCGAAACCATTGATGTGATCTATGTAATAGACGAAAACGGAGTATTGCTTGACGATATCAGGATACGGGAGATATTATTAGTTAAACCCGAAACCAAAGTAAGCGACCTGATGGACGGGCGTTTGATATCCCTCAGTGCCAGCGATCCGCAGGAAGAAGCCATCAATATATTCAGGATGAACAACCGCGTGGCTTTGCCCGTGGTCGACAATGAGCACATATTACTGGGCATTGTAACTGTCGACGATATTTTGTGGATAGCCAACGAAGAGTATACTGAGGATATTCAGAAAATTGGCGGTACCGAAGCATTGGATGAGCCTTACCTAGATATTAACCTGTTCCTGCTGGTTAAAAAGCGGGTTGGTTGGCTTATTATATTGTTCCTGGGCGAAATGTTGACTGCCACCGCCATGGGATTCTTTGAAAAATCAATTGAAAAAGCTGTTGTACTTGCTCTGTTCATCCCGCTTATTATATCAAGCGGTGGTAACAGCGGTTCGCAGGCTTCTACCTTAATTATACAGGCCATGGCCCTTGGCGAAGTTACCGTTGCCGATTGGTGGCGGGTAATGCGCCGCGAGCTATTGTCGGGCTTAATGCTGGGCCTAACGCTTGGATTAATAGGATTTATGCGTATCTACATCTGGACCATGTTTTCGCCCATTTACGGACCTCACTGGATACTGGTAGGCTTAACTGTTGGCTGTGCCCTGATTGGTGTTGTATTATGGGGATCGCTGGCAGGTTCTATGTTACCACTCATCCTGAAAAAATTAGGTGCCGACCCTGCTACATCCTCCGCCCCCTTTGTGGCAACCCTGGTAGATGTTACCGGACTTATCATTTACTTCAGCATCGCTGTAATGATTATGAAGGGTGTGATGTTGTAA
- a CDS encoding L-threonylcarbamoyladenylate synthase has product MLIKIYPENPNPKAIEQVVEVLRKGGLIIYPTDTVYGLGCDITNHKAIEAICKIRNIKPEKANFSFICYDLSHISDYIKPIDNTTFRVLKKALPGPFTFIFNASHMVPKLLSSNKKTVGIRVPDNDIAREIVRVLGNPILSTSIRDDDDIIEYSTDPELIHEKYEDLVDIVIDGGYGDNIPSTVVDCTEGDFEIIREGKGDLELYL; this is encoded by the coding sequence ATGCTTATTAAAATATATCCCGAAAATCCTAACCCTAAAGCTATAGAGCAGGTGGTTGAAGTGTTACGCAAAGGAGGCCTCATCATATATCCGACCGATACTGTTTACGGCTTGGGCTGCGATATCACCAATCATAAAGCCATCGAGGCCATTTGCAAAATCAGGAACATTAAACCCGAAAAGGCAAATTTTTCATTTATATGCTATGATTTGAGCCATATATCAGACTATATCAAACCCATCGATAATACCACGTTTAGGGTGCTCAAAAAGGCCTTGCCTGGACCATTTACCTTTATATTCAATGCCAGCCATATGGTTCCCAAGCTATTGAGTTCCAATAAAAAAACGGTGGGTATCAGGGTACCCGATAATGATATTGCCCGCGAAATTGTGCGCGTATTGGGTAACCCCATCCTCTCAACCTCTATCAGGGATGATGACGATATTATAGAATACTCTACCGATCCGGAACTGATCCACGAAAAATACGAGGATCTGGTTGATATCGTGATCGATGGCGGTTATGGCGATAATATACCATCAACTGTAGTCGACTGTACAGAAGGCGATTTTGAGATCATCCGCGAAGGAAAAGGAGATCTCGAGCTGTATTTGTAG
- a CDS encoding bifunctional phosphoribosylanthranilate isomerase/tryptophan synthase subunit beta: MKIKVCGLKYPENIQAVAALKPNYMGFICYDRTPRYIDTLSADVLATIPASIHKTGVFVNETAEIITQLIDQYGFDTIQLHGHESPEFCHAFNGKVTVIKAFGVDNDFDFSKLDAYAGEVDYFLFDTKTSIYGGSGKAFNWSILDKYTLNIPFFLSGGISPDNIEEVKNITHPQFYAVDLNSRFEDEPGLKNIPKLENAFDIIKNRTLQMKYGVNEHGYYGDFGGAYIPEMLYPNVEELRQQYLNIINDPDFKAEFNDLLKNYVGRPSPLYHAKRYSEKYGANIFFKREDLNHTGSHKINNAIGQILLAKRLGKKRIIAETGAGQHGVATATVCALMGIECVVYMGEIDMARQAPNVSRMKMLGATVRPASSGSKTLKDATNEALRDWIANPVDTHYIIGSVVGPYPYPDMVARFQSIISEETKKQLIEHTGKELPEYVLACVGGGSNAMGMFYHFLDNEQVKLVAVEAAGKGVDSGHSAATTFLGNEGVLHGSRTILMQTPDGQVVEPYSISAGLDYPGIGPQHAHLYKINRAEYVSVTDDEAMKAGLLCSQMEGIIPAIESSHALAQLEKMKFNSTDNVVICLSGRGDKDLDTFIKYFGY, from the coding sequence ATGAAGATTAAAGTTTGTGGTTTAAAGTATCCTGAAAATATCCAAGCAGTAGCTGCTTTAAAGCCGAACTATATGGGTTTTATTTGCTATGACCGAACGCCACGTTATATAGATACGTTATCTGCAGATGTGTTGGCAACAATCCCGGCATCCATCCATAAAACAGGCGTTTTTGTAAATGAAACCGCCGAAATTATTACCCAACTGATTGATCAATATGGGTTTGATACCATACAGCTGCATGGACATGAAAGCCCGGAGTTTTGCCATGCCTTTAACGGTAAGGTTACCGTTATTAAAGCCTTTGGAGTTGATAACGACTTTGACTTTAGTAAACTGGATGCGTATGCAGGAGAGGTGGATTATTTCCTGTTCGATACCAAAACTTCTATTTATGGTGGATCTGGAAAAGCGTTTAACTGGAGCATCCTGGATAAATATACCTTGAATATTCCCTTCTTTTTATCAGGAGGAATAAGCCCTGATAATATAGAGGAAGTAAAAAATATAACCCATCCGCAATTTTACGCGGTTGATTTGAACAGCCGGTTTGAGGATGAACCGGGTTTGAAAAACATCCCGAAGTTGGAAAACGCATTTGACATCATCAAAAACAGAACATTACAGATGAAATACGGAGTTAACGAACATGGTTACTATGGCGATTTTGGCGGCGCATACATTCCCGAAATGCTATATCCAAACGTTGAAGAGTTAAGACAACAATACCTCAACATTATTAATGATCCGGATTTTAAAGCGGAATTTAATGATCTGCTCAAAAATTATGTAGGCAGGCCATCACCCTTATATCATGCCAAACGGTATTCGGAAAAATATGGCGCTAATATATTTTTTAAACGGGAGGATTTGAATCATACCGGCTCGCACAAGATCAACAACGCCATAGGGCAAATACTACTGGCCAAACGTTTGGGCAAAAAACGCATCATTGCTGAAACCGGCGCAGGTCAGCATGGTGTAGCAACTGCTACAGTATGTGCCCTGATGGGTATTGAATGTGTAGTTTACATGGGCGAAATTGATATGGCTCGCCAGGCGCCCAACGTATCCCGCATGAAGATGCTGGGTGCTACTGTAAGGCCGGCTTCATCAGGTAGCAAAACGCTGAAAGATGCCACCAATGAAGCCCTGCGTGACTGGATAGCTAATCCCGTTGATACCCATTACATCATTGGCTCGGTGGTTGGCCCTTATCCATATCCCGATATGGTGGCTCGTTTCCAGTCGATCATATCCGAAGAAACAAAAAAACAACTCATAGAACATACTGGTAAAGAATTGCCTGAATATGTACTGGCCTGTGTAGGTGGTGGCAGCAATGCCATGGGGATGTTCTACCATTTTTTAGATAATGAACAGGTAAAGTTAGTAGCTGTGGAAGCTGCCGGTAAAGGTGTTGACAGTGGCCATTCGGCGGCTACAACGTTCCTGGGCAATGAAGGTGTTTTGCATGGCAGCCGTACCATACTGATGCAAACACCCGATGGGCAAGTAGTTGAACCATATTCTATTTCGGCAGGATTGGATTACCCGGGTATTGGTCCGCAGCATGCGCATTTATACAAAATAAACAGGGCCGAATATGTAAGTGTTACTGATGATGAAGCGATGAAGGCAGGCTTGCTTTGTTCGCAAATGGAGGGTATTATTCCGGCCATTGAATCGTCGCATGCGCTGGCACAGCTTGAAAAAATGAAATTTAACTCAACAGATAATGTCGTGATCTGCCTTTCTGGCCGCGGCGATAAAGATCTGGATACATTTATTAAATATTTCGGTTATTAA
- the ychF gene encoding redox-regulated ATPase YchF, translating into MGLQCGIVGLPNVGKSTLFNCLSNAKAQAANFPFCTIEPNVGVITVPDERLTKLTEIVQPKSIVPNVIEIVDIAGLVKGASKGEGLGNQFLGNIRATNAIIHVLRCFDNDNVIHVDGSVDPIRDKEIIDTELQLKDLESIEKKIQKVEKMAKTGGDKEAKKTFDVLTVYKEHLLTGKSARTAPVAEEDKEYVADLWLLTAKPVMYVCNVDEASVNTGNAYVEKVKAAVKEENAEVLVISAQIESEIAQMDTYEERQMFLDDLGLTESGVNKLIKAAYKLLNLATYFTAGVQEVRAWTITQGFTAPQAAGVIHTDFEKGFIRAEVIKYDEFVKFNGSEAVIKENGKLAIEGKTYIVQDGDIMHFRFNV; encoded by the coding sequence ATGGGTTTACAATGTGGAATAGTGGGTTTGCCAAATGTAGGTAAATCGACACTTTTTAATTGCTTATCAAATGCCAAAGCACAGGCGGCTAACTTTCCGTTCTGTACTATTGAGCCAAACGTAGGCGTAATTACGGTACCGGATGAGCGTTTAACCAAACTTACCGAAATAGTACAACCAAAAAGCATTGTACCTAATGTTATTGAAATTGTTGATATAGCAGGTTTGGTTAAAGGTGCCAGCAAAGGCGAGGGGCTAGGTAACCAGTTTTTGGGTAACATACGTGCCACCAACGCTATTATACATGTACTGCGCTGCTTTGATAACGATAATGTGATCCACGTTGACGGCTCGGTTGACCCGATACGCGACAAAGAGATCATCGATACCGAGTTACAGCTAAAAGATCTGGAATCGATAGAGAAAAAGATCCAGAAAGTTGAAAAAATGGCTAAAACCGGCGGCGATAAAGAAGCCAAAAAGACCTTTGATGTTTTAACCGTTTACAAAGAACACCTGCTAACTGGTAAATCGGCTCGTACGGCACCGGTTGCTGAGGAGGATAAAGAATATGTTGCCGACCTGTGGTTGCTTACTGCAAAGCCGGTAATGTATGTTTGTAATGTTGACGAAGCCTCGGTAAACACAGGCAACGCTTATGTAGAAAAAGTAAAAGCTGCCGTTAAGGAAGAGAATGCGGAAGTACTGGTGATTTCAGCACAGATAGAATCAGAGATAGCCCAGATGGATACTTATGAAGAACGCCAGATGTTCCTGGATGATCTGGGACTGACAGAATCGGGCGTAAACAAACTGATCAAAGCGGCTTATAAATTGCTTAACCTGGCTACTTACTTTACCGCCGGTGTGCAGGAAGTACGCGCCTGGACAATTACCCAAGGCTTTACAGCACCGCAAGCTGCAGGAGTAATCCATACCGATTTTGAGAAAGGATTTATCCGTGCCGAGGTGATCAAGTACGATGAATTTGTTAAGTTTAACGGTTCAGAAGCGGTTATCAAAGAAAACGGTAAGCTGGCTATTGAAGGAAAAACCTATATTGTACAAGACGGCGACATTATGCACTTCAGATTTAACGTTTAA
- the trpD gene encoding anthranilate phosphoribosyltransferase, producing the protein MKQILNHLFEHKTFTREASKNILMNIAQGQYNNSQMAAFMTAYCMRSITVDELEGFRDAMLELCLPIDLETDQLIDLCGTGGDGKDTFNISTLASFVVAGAGYKVAKHGNYGVSSGCGSSNVIEYLGYQFTNDTDKLKTSIDKANICFLHAPLFHPAMKTVAPIRRELGVKTFFNMLGPLVNPAKPENQLVGVFNLELARVFAYLYQKSNTKYTIVNALEGYDEVSLTCDFKTFSAEGEKINTVEGLGFEKLDPKEITGGDTVAASAKIFTDVLSGRGTFAQNNVVLSNAALAIKTIGPEKSFADCYYEAEEALIGGKALNSFHTLLQN; encoded by the coding sequence ATGAAACAGATACTAAATCATCTTTTTGAACACAAAACCTTTACCAGGGAAGCATCAAAAAATATTTTGATGAATATTGCCCAGGGGCAATACAACAACTCACAAATGGCAGCCTTTATGACGGCATATTGTATGCGCAGCATTACCGTTGACGAACTGGAAGGTTTCCGTGATGCTATGTTGGAGCTTTGTTTGCCTATTGATCTGGAAACCGATCAGCTTATAGATCTTTGCGGTACTGGTGGCGATGGTAAGGATACTTTTAATATATCAACGCTGGCATCGTTTGTGGTAGCTGGTGCGGGTTATAAGGTGGCTAAGCATGGTAACTATGGTGTATCGTCGGGGTGTGGATCATCCAATGTGATAGAATACCTTGGCTATCAGTTTACCAATGATACCGATAAATTGAAAACCAGCATCGATAAGGCTAACATTTGCTTTTTGCATGCACCTTTGTTCCATCCGGCTATGAAAACAGTGGCTCCTATACGACGTGAATTAGGAGTGAAAACGTTTTTTAATATGTTGGGCCCATTAGTTAATCCGGCCAAGCCTGAAAACCAGTTGGTTGGTGTATTTAACCTGGAGCTTGCCCGGGTTTTTGCCTATCTGTATCAAAAGTCAAACACCAAATATACTATAGTAAATGCACTGGAAGGCTATGATGAGGTTTCGCTTACCTGCGATTTCAAAACCTTTTCGGCCGAAGGCGAGAAGATCAATACGGTTGAAGGGCTTGGTTTTGAAAAGTTAGACCCTAAAGAAATTACAGGAGGCGATACTGTAGCTGCTTCGGCGAAGATATTTACCGATGTGCTTAGCGGTCGGGGTACGTTTGCCCAAAATAACGTAGTTCTCTCCAACGCCGCGCTGGCTATTAAAACCATTGGCCCTGAAAAAAGCTTTGCTGATTGTTATTATGAAGCGGAGGAAGCCTTGATAGGTGGAAAGGCCCTGAATAGTTTCCATACTTTATTACAGAATTAA
- a CDS encoding MATE family efflux transporter yields MLETIQPKPKSKLSSFFSVLKQSLKGTEVDLTSTSIKRAIILLAIPMMLEMAMESVFALVDLYFVGHLKNSSLAIQTVGLTESVLMVIYSLAIGLSMAATAVVARRIGEKNPEAASKAGMQTIIIAVIVNLTISIIGLLHARDILLIMGASAETADHGTNFVRIMMGGSIIIVMLFLINGIFRGAGNAAIAMRSLWIANMANIILCPLFIRGLGPIPAFGLTGAAIATTIGRGLGVSYQVYNLFNGKNILKIRLSYFAPDWQQIKAIVKIAAPGILQFIIASCSWIFLAELVATTGGEAGSAGYQTSLRLMMFFLLPAWGLSNAAATLVGQNLGAGHIDRAEKSVFQTIKYTMVFLGIVSILFLTCGHLFASFFTEDKAVIKVATRSLQILSGGFIIYGMGMIFTSAFNGAGDTWTPTKINIFTFWVFQIPFAYLLAKYFEMGPTGVFISIPAAEVGLTLGAYVLFKRGRWKKIKV; encoded by the coding sequence ATGTTAGAGACAATTCAACCCAAACCTAAAAGTAAACTATCCTCTTTTTTCTCTGTTTTAAAGCAATCGCTTAAAGGTACCGAAGTTGACCTCACCTCTACCAGTATTAAAAGAGCCATTATTTTGTTAGCCATTCCCATGATGCTGGAGATGGCCATGGAATCGGTGTTCGCATTGGTCGATCTGTATTTTGTAGGTCATTTGAAAAACAGCAGTCTGGCCATTCAAACAGTTGGCTTAACAGAATCTGTGTTAATGGTCATCTATTCCCTGGCCATAGGCCTGAGCATGGCCGCTACTGCGGTGGTAGCCCGTCGTATCGGCGAAAAAAATCCCGAGGCGGCATCAAAAGCGGGTATGCAAACTATTATTATTGCTGTAATTGTTAACCTCACCATCAGCATTATTGGACTGCTGCATGCCCGGGACATTCTGCTGATCATGGGCGCCTCTGCCGAAACTGCCGATCACGGAACCAATTTTGTGCGCATTATGATGGGCGGAAGTATCATTATCGTGATGCTGTTTTTGATCAACGGTATTTTCAGAGGGGCTGGCAACGCCGCCATTGCCATGCGAAGCCTGTGGATAGCCAACATGGCCAATATCATCCTGTGCCCTCTTTTTATCAGGGGTTTAGGGCCCATCCCTGCTTTTGGTTTAACTGGTGCCGCCATTGCTACTACTATTGGCAGAGGGCTGGGCGTTAGCTACCAGGTTTACAATTTATTCAACGGTAAAAATATTCTGAAAATACGGTTAAGTTATTTCGCGCCCGACTGGCAACAGATTAAAGCCATTGTTAAAATTGCAGCACCGGGTATTTTACAATTTATAATAGCCAGTTGCAGCTGGATATTTCTGGCCGAACTGGTGGCTACCACTGGTGGCGAAGCTGGTTCTGCAGGCTATCAAACCTCTTTGCGGTTAATGATGTTCTTCCTGTTACCTGCCTGGGGCTTAAGTAACGCAGCGGCAACCCTGGTAGGCCAAAACCTGGGTGCAGGACATATAGACAGGGCCGAAAAATCAGTATTTCAAACTATTAAATACACCATGGTGTTCCTGGGCATTGTAAGCATCTTGTTTTTAACCTGCGGACATTTATTCGCCTCCTTTTTTACCGAGGACAAGGCTGTTATAAAAGTGGCTACACGCTCTTTACAAATTTTAAGCGGAGGCTTTATTATTTATGGTATGGGTATGATTTTTACCAGTGCCTTTAACGGTGCCGGCGATACCTGGACACCTACCAAGATCAATATTTTTACTTTCTGGGTGTTTCAGATCCCTTTTGCTTATTTACTGGCTAAATACTTTGAAATGGGGCCTACAGGCGTTTTTATTTCTATCCCCGCCGCCGAAGTGGGGCTTACCTTGGGAGCCTACGTTTTATTTAAACGCGGTCGATGGAAAAAAATCAAAGTTTAA
- a CDS encoding FMN-binding glutamate synthase family protein, which yields MKKLFITSFIIIFAALIGWTILWKPAAWSFVIMVPIYAIGFYDLAQKKHSIVRNYPVFGHLRFLMEDLRPKIYQYFIESDTNGTPFNRQNRSVIYQRAKKVDDTRPFGTELDVYENGYEWLNHSIAAVDHHHLDLAPRVKVGGPDCKQPYMASVYNISAMSFGSLSENAILALNGGAKLGNFAHNTGEGGLSDYHLQPGGDIIWQIGTGYFSCRHPDGTIDYDAFTQRAVLPQVKMIEIKLSQGAKPGHGGILPAAKVTPEIARIRLVEMGQDVVSPPYHTAFNDPIGLTQFIKKLRELSGGKPIGFKLCVGHKSEFLAICKAMVKTGIYPDFITVDGGEGGTGAAPLEFSNSVGMPLREALAFIYDALTGFDIKKYIKLIASGKVATGFDLVKNFALGADMCNSARGMMFALGCIQALECNMNTCPTGVATQDKSLMRGLVVDDKKVRVANFHNQTVSSAIQMIGAAGLVKPCDLHRMFIYRRINHSQIQTYGELFPYIPKGSLLNTPYPSSFELDMAISNEDSFVPDYSNVTNIDYSNVNSYMS from the coding sequence ATGAAGAAGCTTTTCATTACCTCGTTCATTATTATATTCGCTGCGCTTATCGGGTGGACTATATTATGGAAACCGGCCGCCTGGTCGTTTGTGATCATGGTGCCTATATATGCTATAGGCTTTTATGATCTGGCTCAAAAGAAGCACAGCATTGTACGCAACTACCCGGTATTTGGTCACCTGCGCTTTTTAATGGAAGATCTGCGTCCTAAAATATACCAGTATTTTATTGAAAGCGATACCAACGGTACGCCCTTTAACCGTCAAAACCGTAGCGTGATATACCAACGTGCTAAAAAGGTAGATGATACGCGGCCTTTTGGTACCGAGCTGGATGTGTATGAAAATGGTTATGAATGGCTCAATCACAGTATAGCAGCTGTTGATCATCATCATCTTGATCTGGCGCCAAGAGTAAAAGTTGGCGGCCCCGATTGTAAGCAACCGTATATGGCCAGTGTGTATAATATATCGGCCATGAGCTTTGGTTCGCTGAGCGAGAATGCTATCCTGGCCCTTAACGGCGGCGCCAAACTGGGCAACTTTGCCCATAATACCGGCGAAGGCGGTTTGAGCGATTATCACCTGCAACCCGGTGGTGATATTATCTGGCAGATAGGTACCGGCTATTTCAGCTGTCGTCACCCGGATGGTACTATTGACTATGATGCTTTTACCCAGCGTGCCGTGTTACCACAGGTAAAAATGATTGAGATTAAGCTATCGCAGGGGGCTAAGCCCGGGCACGGCGGGATACTACCTGCGGCCAAGGTTACGCCCGAGATTGCACGTATCAGACTGGTAGAGATGGGGCAGGATGTCGTATCACCACCTTACCATACCGCTTTTAATGATCCTATTGGCTTAACCCAGTTTATCAAAAAATTACGCGAGCTATCAGGTGGTAAACCTATAGGCTTTAAGCTTTGTGTAGGCCATAAGAGCGAATTTTTAGCGATATGCAAGGCTATGGTAAAAACAGGCATCTATCCCGATTTTATTACTGTGGATGGGGGCGAGGGAGGTACCGGAGCTGCTCCGTTAGAGTTTTCTAACTCGGTAGGTATGCCCCTGCGTGAGGCCCTGGCCTTTATTTATGATGCCCTTACAGGTTTCGACATTAAAAAATATATCAAGCTTATCGCATCAGGCAAAGTAGCAACTGGGTTCGACCTGGTGAAGAATTTTGCCTTGGGGGCCGATATGTGTAATAGCGCCCGCGGAATGATGTTTGCCCTTGGCTGTATACAAGCGCTGGAATGTAATATGAATACTTGTCCAACCGGTGTAGCCACACAAGATAAAAGCCTGATGCGTGGTCTGGTGGTCGATGATAAAAAGGTGCGTGTTGCTAATTTTCATAACCAAACGGTAAGCAGTGCTATACAAATGATAGGTGCCGCTGGTCTGGTAAAACCTTGCGATCTGCACCGTATGTTCATCTATCGCCGCATTAACCACAGTCAGATACAAACCTACGGCGAGCTGTTCCCTTATATCCCTAAAGGTAGTTTGCTCAATACACCATATCCATCAAGTTTTGAACTGGACATGGCCATCAGCAACGAGGATAGCTTTGTACCAGATTACAGCAACGTAACCAATATTGATTATAGCAATGTGAATTCGTATATGAGTTAG